A stretch of Bacteroidales bacterium DNA encodes these proteins:
- a CDS encoding tetratricopeptide repeat protein: MQTTKLIEEYLEHSLTPGECEEVERMASTDSSFKDLIELHKEVNEAIADRKLANFNGLVQKIGRQYTKDGRKTFFSSPVFRIAAASVFVVALAVVLKFTVFVAENDRIYKLYYTQYNADVATRSAQDIQTRLDQSVTQYAKGNFQEALTNLDQVIAAQPDNYVALFYKGLTLMAQNSMNEAVVSFRQIPAQWDNLLSEQRDWYLALALLKNDRLPEAETVFKQIEQNNGYYSGKAKEILTKLSD; encoded by the coding sequence ATGCAAACCACCAAACTGATTGAAGAGTACCTTGAACATTCACTTACCCCTGGTGAATGTGAAGAGGTTGAAAGAATGGCTTCCACCGACAGTTCGTTTAAAGATCTTATCGAGTTACACAAAGAAGTGAATGAAGCCATTGCTGACAGGAAACTGGCAAACTTTAACGGCCTGGTACAAAAAATCGGCCGGCAATACACCAAAGACGGTCGAAAAACATTCTTTTCTTCTCCGGTTTTCAGAATTGCCGCTGCTTCTGTTTTTGTAGTTGCATTAGCAGTAGTATTAAAATTCACCGTTTTTGTTGCTGAAAATGACCGTATTTATAAGCTGTATTACACACAGTACAATGCAGATGTAGCTACCCGTTCGGCCCAGGACATTCAGACGCGCTTGGACCAATCTGTGACTCAATATGCAAAAGGTAATTTTCAGGAGGCGCTTACAAACCTCGACCAGGTTATTGCCGCACAGCCCGACAATTATGTAGCCCTGTTTTATAAGGGCCTTACATTGATGGCTCAAAATTCGATGAACGAGGCAGTGGTCTCATTCAGGCAAATACCGGCACAGTGGGATAATCTGTTAAGCGAACAACGCGACTGGTACCTTGCCCTGGCATTGCTTAAAAACGACAGACTGCCTGAAGCGGAAACTGTCTTTAAACAAATTGAACAGAACAACGGGTATTATTCAGGCAAGGCAAAGGAAATTCTCACGAAGCTTTCAGACTGA
- a CDS encoding sigma-70 family RNA polymerase sigma factor — protein MRSGSFSDNDLINGLIQQDEKILKEFYRLFFQGIRRLVISNSGSEADAQDLFQDALLVMFQKSRQNKLVLTCSVGTYLYSVSRYLWLKELNRRKWVVRVTENEDIIDLDGDISTIHEKNERLLFYQNCFEKLSSDCRKVLDLFSQGLSIAQITNQMGYKTEQHTKNRRYRCKLTLINSIRSAYDHHLINHANHQTD, from the coding sequence ATGAGGTCAGGTAGTTTTTCAGATAATGATTTAATTAACGGACTGATCCAACAGGATGAGAAAATCCTGAAAGAATTTTACCGGCTGTTTTTCCAGGGAATCCGAAGGCTTGTAATTTCTAACAGCGGCAGTGAAGCGGATGCACAGGACCTCTTTCAGGACGCCTTGCTGGTTATGTTTCAGAAAAGCAGGCAAAACAAACTGGTGTTGACCTGTTCTGTAGGAACATACCTATATTCGGTTTCGAGGTACCTGTGGCTTAAAGAACTGAACAGGCGAAAGTGGGTTGTGAGGGTAACAGAAAATGAGGATATTATTGACCTTGATGGCGATATTAGTACAATTCATGAAAAAAATGAGCGGCTTTTATTCTACCAAAATTGTTTCGAAAAATTATCTTCCGATTGCAGGAAAGTCCTTGATCTTTTCTCACAGGGCTTGTCAATTGCTCAAATAACGAATCAGATGGGTTATAAAACCGAACAACATACAAAAAACAGGAGATACCGTTGTAAACTCACACTTATAAACAGTATACGATCAGCGTATGATCATCATTTAATCAACCATGCAAACCACCAAACTGATTGA
- the gcvP gene encoding aminomethyl-transferring glycine dehydrogenase yields the protein MNNNHFVFRHIGPRKADMDVMLKKIGVSSLDELIDKTIPADIRLKNEPDVPEGISEQEYYSKIKKIASENKLFTSLIGMGYYGTVLPAVIQRNILENPAWYTSYTPYQAEISQGRLEALLNFQTVVLELTGMEIANASLLDEGTAAAEAMIMLYNSRPKEQACNGVNTFFVDKNIFPQTLSVVKTRATALGIDVIIGNVMDLDPAQVFGILIQYPAGDGKVTDYRSIVEKAHAVNVPVAVAADIMSLVMLVPPGQWGADIVIGSSQRFGVPVNYGGPHAAYFATKEAYKRYMPGRIIGVTVDVDKKPALRMALQTREQHIKRERATSNICTAQALLATMAGMYAVYHGREGLYTIASSIHSKAAALRDALTTLGCKELNGEFFDTLHVQLPSGVTTDTIRKIALEREFNFRYFEDGTLGISMDETVSEKQVQTVADIFASALSKSPVTVILKGKALADSFLRSDSYMNLTLFSRYSSETEMMRYIKHLETKDYSLVHGMIPLGSCTMKLNAAIEMLPLSWPELGNMHPFVPVDQAKGYHTIFSELGDFLKKITGFAGVSFQPNSGAAGEYSGLLVIKQYHESRNQKHRDIVLIPSSAHGTNPASAAMAGFKVVVVNCDDRGNIDVADLRAKAEQHKDNLAAFMVTYPSTHGVFESAIREMASLIHEFGGQVYMDGANMNAQVGLTNPVAIGADVCHLNLHKTFAIPHGGGGPGEGPIAVAPHLVEFLPGHPVVHLDGTDGITVASAPWGSAGILVISHAYCTLLGREGLTMSTKIAILNANYLAACLKDFYKVLYTGANGFVGHEMILDCRGFKPLSDVTETDIAKRLMDYGFHAPTLSFPVHGTLMVEPTESESLYELDRFANALVSIFNEIQWIIQSGNKADNMLKNAPHTQLRVIADTWEHSYTRKQAAFPDAWSERNKFWPSVSRVDDAFGDRNLVCSCQPIDAYR from the coding sequence ATGAATAACAATCATTTTGTTTTCAGACATATAGGCCCCCGAAAGGCTGATATGGATGTTATGCTGAAAAAAATCGGTGTGTCATCTCTTGATGAACTGATCGATAAAACCATTCCGGCCGACATCAGGCTTAAAAATGAACCGGATGTTCCCGAAGGCATCAGTGAACAGGAATATTACAGCAAAATCAAAAAGATTGCCTCTGAAAATAAGCTGTTTACATCGCTTATCGGTATGGGTTACTATGGAACTGTATTGCCCGCTGTAATTCAAAGAAATATTCTCGAAAACCCTGCATGGTATACCTCCTATACTCCTTACCAGGCGGAAATTTCACAGGGAAGACTTGAGGCACTGCTGAATTTTCAGACTGTTGTTCTTGAGCTTACCGGCATGGAGATTGCCAACGCATCATTGCTTGATGAAGGAACTGCAGCTGCCGAAGCCATGATCATGCTTTATAATTCACGGCCCAAAGAACAGGCATGCAATGGGGTGAATACATTTTTTGTCGACAAAAATATCTTTCCGCAAACCTTAAGTGTTGTAAAAACAAGGGCAACTGCTCTCGGAATTGATGTAATCATCGGAAATGTCATGGATCTTGACCCGGCACAGGTGTTTGGGATACTGATTCAGTATCCTGCCGGGGATGGTAAGGTTACCGATTATCGCAGCATAGTTGAAAAAGCTCATGCTGTAAATGTTCCTGTAGCGGTTGCAGCCGATATTATGAGTCTTGTAATGCTCGTTCCTCCGGGCCAGTGGGGTGCCGATATCGTTATCGGTTCAAGCCAGCGTTTCGGAGTGCCTGTAAATTACGGGGGGCCTCATGCGGCCTATTTTGCCACAAAGGAAGCTTATAAGAGGTATATGCCCGGAAGAATAATCGGTGTAACGGTTGATGTGGATAAAAAGCCTGCATTACGTATGGCACTGCAAACCCGCGAACAGCATATCAAGCGGGAAAGAGCCACTTCAAATATTTGTACGGCACAGGCCCTCCTGGCTACAATGGCCGGAATGTATGCCGTGTATCATGGCCGTGAAGGTCTGTATACAATTGCCTCCTCGATCCACAGCAAAGCGGCCGCTTTAAGGGATGCGCTAACCACCCTGGGCTGCAAGGAACTGAACGGCGAATTCTTTGACACACTGCATGTACAATTACCGTCGGGTGTTACCACAGATACTATCAGGAAAATAGCCCTTGAACGCGAATTCAATTTCAGGTATTTTGAAGATGGAACCCTTGGCATCAGTATGGATGAAACCGTATCGGAAAAACAGGTTCAGACTGTGGCTGATATTTTCGCTTCAGCGCTTTCAAAATCACCTGTAACCGTTATATTAAAAGGAAAAGCACTCGCTGACAGCTTCCTCCGGAGCGATTCATACATGAATCTTACCCTGTTCAGCCGCTATTCAAGCGAAACCGAAATGATGAGGTATATCAAACACCTCGAAACAAAAGATTATTCCCTGGTTCATGGAATGATCCCACTGGGTTCATGCACCATGAAGCTTAATGCTGCCATTGAAATGCTTCCGCTAAGCTGGCCTGAGTTGGGTAATATGCATCCTTTCGTGCCGGTTGACCAGGCAAAAGGCTATCATACTATTTTCTCGGAACTTGGTGATTTCCTTAAAAAGATAACCGGATTTGCCGGGGTATCGTTCCAGCCCAATTCAGGAGCTGCCGGCGAATACAGCGGGTTGCTTGTAATAAAGCAATATCATGAAAGCCGCAACCAGAAACACAGGGATATTGTTCTCATTCCTTCATCGGCGCATGGTACCAACCCTGCCAGTGCTGCCATGGCAGGCTTTAAAGTAGTTGTTGTGAATTGTGATGACAGGGGAAATATTGATGTGGCTGACCTTAGAGCAAAAGCCGAACAGCATAAGGACAACCTTGCTGCATTCATGGTCACCTACCCTTCCACACATGGTGTTTTCGAAAGCGCTATCCGCGAAATGGCATCGCTGATCCATGAATTCGGCGGACAGGTGTATATGGACGGAGCCAATATGAACGCACAGGTTGGGCTCACCAACCCGGTTGCCATCGGCGCCGACGTGTGTCACCTGAACCTTCATAAAACCTTTGCCATTCCTCACGGAGGGGGTGGTCCCGGTGAAGGCCCCATCGCCGTTGCACCTCACCTTGTTGAATTCCTGCCCGGTCACCCGGTGGTTCACCTGGATGGCACCGATGGCATAACCGTTGCATCCGCACCCTGGGGAAGTGCAGGAATCCTTGTGATTTCTCATGCTTACTGCACGCTCCTGGGAAGAGAAGGACTTACTATGTCAACCAAAATTGCCATACTGAATGCTAACTACCTGGCTGCATGCCTTAAAGACTTTTATAAAGTACTTTATACCGGTGCGAACGGTTTTGTAGGACATGAAATGATCCTGGATTGCCGCGGATTCAAACCTCTTTCGGATGTTACGGAAACTGATATTGCAAAGCGCCTGATGGATTATGGATTCCATGCACCCACGCTTTCTTTCCCGGTACACGGAACGCTGATGGTTGAACCCACCGAAAGCGAATCGCTTTATGAACTTGACCGGTTTGCCAATGCCCTGGTTTCAATTTTTAATGAAATACAGTGGATCATACAATCCGGCAACAAAGCAGACAATATGCTTAAGAACGCACCTCATACCCAGCTCAGGGTAATTGCCGATACATGGGAACATTCCTATACGAGAAAACAGGCCGCCTTCCCGGATGCATGGTCGGAGCGCAATAAATTCTGGCCTTCAGTAAGCCGTGTGGATGATGCCTTTGGTGATCGTAACCTTGTTTGTTCATGCCAGCCTATTGATGCTTACAGGTAG
- a CDS encoding MBL fold metallo-hydrolase, which yields MIKLKNFAFNELGVNSFVLYDETSECVIIDPGCNTPQQEKQLTGFIDGNKLKPVAILLTHGHFDHIFGLTAIKTAYSCDLAMHKNDLPLVENVSQYAGIFGFTVGRTPKPDRFIDENDTVRFGNSSLQIIHVPGHSPGSICFYSGSDHFAICGDVLFNGSVGRTDLPGGNHELLIKGIREKLLILPHETVVWPGHGPYTTIGREHDTNPFLN from the coding sequence ATGATTAAATTAAAAAATTTCGCATTTAATGAGTTAGGCGTAAATTCTTTCGTATTGTATGATGAAACTTCAGAATGTGTGATTATCGATCCGGGCTGTAATACACCCCAGCAGGAGAAACAACTTACGGGGTTTATCGATGGCAACAAATTGAAACCGGTGGCCATTCTTCTTACCCATGGTCATTTTGATCATATTTTTGGCTTAACCGCCATTAAGACGGCCTATTCGTGTGACCTGGCAATGCATAAAAACGATCTGCCCCTTGTTGAAAATGTCTCCCAGTATGCCGGTATTTTTGGTTTCACGGTGGGGAGAACACCCAAACCCGACCGGTTTATCGATGAAAATGACACTGTACGTTTCGGAAATTCATCCCTTCAAATTATCCATGTCCCCGGCCATTCCCCGGGCAGTATCTGTTTTTATTCGGGTTCTGATCATTTTGCCATCTGCGGTGATGTGCTCTTCAATGGAAGTGTGGGCAGAACCGATCTTCCCGGCGGAAATCACGAATTGCTAATAAAAGGTATCCGCGAAAAATTATTGATCCTTCCGCACGAGACCGTAGTATGGCCCGGCCACGGCCCCTATACAACAATTGGAAGGGAACATGATACAAATCCTTTTTTAAACTGA
- a CDS encoding protein-L-isoaspartate(D-aspartate) O-methyltransferase → MEDSFQHKGLRKKLVEEIRLKGIKDERVLNAIGKVARHLFMDSGFIKFAYRDQAFPIDAGQSISQPFTVAFQSELLKTEPGQKILEVGTGSGYQAAVLAELGVKVFTIERHRELYLKSQMLLNSLNYRVNFFYGDGYQGLPTYGPFDRILITAAAPDIPTVLLDQLKTGGRLVVPVGTGNSQVMTLIEKTGESEYRKTEHGSFVFVPMLGGKQ, encoded by the coding sequence ATGGAGGACAGTTTTCAGCACAAAGGCCTGCGAAAGAAGTTGGTTGAGGAAATCAGACTTAAAGGAATCAAGGATGAAAGAGTTTTAAATGCAATCGGAAAAGTTGCAAGGCACCTGTTCATGGACAGCGGATTCATTAAGTTTGCCTATCGCGACCAGGCGTTTCCTATTGATGCAGGACAATCGATCTCACAACCTTTCACGGTCGCTTTTCAGAGTGAACTTTTGAAAACTGAGCCGGGGCAGAAAATTCTTGAAGTGGGCACAGGCTCTGGTTACCAGGCTGCCGTGCTGGCGGAACTCGGCGTTAAGGTGTTTACAATAGAAAGACACAGGGAGCTTTATCTTAAATCGCAGATGCTCCTGAACTCCCTTAATTACAGGGTGAATTTCTTTTACGGGGATGGCTACCAGGGGTTGCCTACCTACGGGCCGTTTGACCGCATATTAATAACAGCGGCAGCACCTGATATTCCAACTGTCCTTCTGGATCAGCTGAAGACGGGAGGCCGTCTCGTTGTTCCTGTCGGCACCGGTAATTCACAGGTAATGACACTTATTGAAAAAACAGGGGAATCGGAGTATAGAAAGACGGAACACGGCTCATTTGTTTTTGTTCCTATGCTCGGAGGCAAACAATAG